In Candidatus Thermoplasmatota archaeon, the genomic window GCAATCTATGCTATACCCCAGTTAAATTTTGAGGAACTATTGAGATTGGGAGTCATATTTGAGTTAGAGGTAGGAATAGCAGTGGATTTAGTCCAACTTCAAGATTTGGACCCTTTTTTTAAGCTAAAAGTACTCAGAAAAGGCCTGCCTCTAATAAAAAATGATTTACACCACTATTTAGTAGCACAGACATATTCAGAATGTTTAGACTTCAATATTTCCCTTGAAAAGGCAAAAGGCTTAGTAAAAAAGTGATAACATGCTGGAAATTACAGTTCATAAAATAAGGGGAAAATGTCCTGTATATAAAGTGGGGGATAAAATCGTGATAGATGATCCAGAAATAGTTTTAGATAAAACAGATGAGTTATGCACTCATGCATTATCAACCCTGCTTCATTATGCCACAATATTAGAACATGACTGGTGTCCAGTGAAGTTAGGATTAACAACAGAGAAAGGTCCAGATAATGCATATATGCAATGTGTTGATCCTGGAAAGCCATATACAGAGGGAGGAACTGTAATATTTAGATGTAAGAAAATTTAGTTATAATCGTGAAGGTGTATTAATGGAACTGAGTTACGAGAAAGGTAATATAGCCATAAAAAATAAAGTAATTACTGCCTTAGACGAATTTGTCTTAGATTTCACAAAATTACTCGGAAAATATACAAAATATACGATTGTAAGTGGATATGTTGCAATTCTTTTTGGTAGAGCAAGGGGTACCGAAGATATTGATACACTTATAGAAAGCATTGATAAAAATTTTTTCACTTCTTTTTATCAGATGCTCATAAATAAGGGATATTATTTTTTAAATCCCGAAAATGCAGATGGATTGTACGAAATGCTTGAAGAAGGGTTGGGGATAAGAATTGCAAAGAAGGATACAATCATACCAAATATCGAATTAAAATTTGTAAAGGATGACTTTGATAGATATGCCGTGGATAACCGTATAAAAGTTACAATAGATGATAAACATATATTCATTTCCCCA contains:
- a CDS encoding TIGR04076 family protein, which encodes MLEITVHKIRGKCPVYKVGDKIVIDDPEIVLDKTDELCTHALSTLLHYATILEHDWCPVKLGLTTEKGPDNAYMQCVDPGKPYTEGGTVIFRCKKI